One genomic region from Octopus bimaculoides isolate UCB-OBI-ISO-001 chromosome 30, ASM119413v2, whole genome shotgun sequence encodes:
- the LOC128251273 gene encoding acyl-coenzyme A amino acid N-acyltransferase 2-like, translated as MEQSSKKRESVFRSFGDFNASVDECVNLVTDPCLAGTYTGIDPMGLFSSMTQVVGKHGRIRTHDATKTLDCTVMVHPGHISQHSEFTSDIKPLATKLVRRSFMRSGVRKITVNHGRLRGSLFIPSDETSNRQQRRYPAVIDLFGSTGSLIESRGALLASHGFITLSLTYFAYKDLPSVVTDVDFEYFEEAIEWLINHEQVSSENGIGVLGTSLGGIIALYIAKQCPQVSAVISINASPAFFVFSIRHNGKQLPSSSLDYGSFKVKDDGSLLALWKVDESKLFYFDETCRSKVLFLISGDDQVVYTSDYYLWFDKLTP; from the coding sequence ATGGAACAGAGCTCAAAGAAAAGAGAATCCGTTTTCAGGTCTTTCGGAGATTTCAATGCTTCAGTTGACGAATGTGTTAATCTGGTCACTGATCCATGTTTAGCGGGAACTTACACTGGAATTGATCCCATGGGATTATTTTCGAGTATGACTCAAGTAGTTGGAAAACATGGTAGAATTAGGACTCATGATGCCACCAAAACTTTGGATTGCACTGTGATGGTCCACCCTGGTCATATCTCACAGCATTCTGAGTTTACTTCTGATATAAAGCCATTAGCAACCAAATTGGTTCGACGATCGTTTATGAGATCTGGTGTCCGTAAAATCACAGTTAACCACGGAAGACTTCGGGGTAGTTTATTCATACCAAGTGATGAAACATCCAACAGACAACAACGACGATATCCTGCTGTGATAGATCTGTTTGGTAGCACTGGTTCTTTGATAGAATCCAGAGGTGCTTTGTTAGCGTCCCATGGATTTATTACTTTAAGTTTGACCTATTTTGCTTATAAAGACTTACCTTCAGTCGTCACAGACGTTGATTTTGAATATTTCGAAGAGGCTATTGAGTGGCTTATTAACCACGAGCAAGTTTCCAGTGAGAATGGTATAGGTGTTTTAGGGACATCTCTAGGAGGAATAATAGCTCTATACATAGCGAAACAGTGTCCACAAGTAAGCGCTGTTATAAGTATTAACGCTTCGCCAGCCTTCTTTGTTTTTAGCATCCGCCATAATGGTAAACAGCTTCCAAGCTCTTCTCTGGACTATGgcagttttaaagtgaaagatgaTGGGAGTTTATTGGCATTGTGGAAAGTAGATGAATCTAAACTGTTTTATTTCGATGAGACTTGTCGTAGCAAAGTATTGTTTCTTATTAGCGGTGATGACCAGGTGGTTTATACAAGTGACTATTACCTCTGGTTTGACAAGTTAACACCA
- the LOC106873586 gene encoding acyl-coenzyme A amino acid N-acyltransferase 2 — protein MRQRRRYPAVIDLFGSTGSLIESRGALLASHGFITLSLAYFGYKDLPSVITEVDFEYFEEAIEWFINHEQVSSENGIGVLGTSLGGIIALYIVKQCPQVSAVISINASPAFFVFSIRHNGKQLPSSSLDYGSFKVKDDGSLLALWKVDESKLFYFDETCRSKVLFLISGDDQVVYTSDYYLWFDKLTPTKRKDVEFIMYEGAGHLLEPPYTPLFHTCYTALYGRPTVFGGYPRPHAEAQEKSWLKIREFFAENL, from the exons ATGAG acaacgacgacgatatcCTGCTGTGATAGATCTGTTTGGTAGCACTGGTTCTTTGATAGAATCCAGAGGTGCTTTGTTAGCATCCCATGGATTTATTACTTTAAGTTTGGCTTATTTTGGTTATAAAGACTTACCTTCAGTCatcaccgaggttgattttgaaTATTTCGAAGAGGCTATTGAGTGGTTTATTAACCACGAGCAAGTTTCCAGTGAGAATGGTATAGGTGTTTTAGGAACATCTCTAGGAGGAATAATAGCTCTATACATAGTGAAACAGTGTCCACAAGTAAGCGCTGTTATAAGTATTAACGCTTCGCCAGCCTTCTTTGTTTTTAGCATCCGCCATAATGGTAAACAGCTTCCAAGCTCTTCTCTGGACTATGgcagttttaaagtgaaagatgaTGGGAGTTTATTGGCATTGTGGAAAGTAGATGAATCTAAACTGTTTTATTTCGATGAGACTTGTCGTAGCAAAGTATTGTTTCTTATTAGCGGTGATGACCAGGTGGTTTATACAAGTGACTATTACCTCTGGTTTGACAAGTTAACACCAACCAAGAGAAAAGATGTTGAATTTATTATGTATGAGGGTGCAGGTCACCTTTTGGAACCCCCATACACCCCTCTGTTTCACACTTGTTATACTGCTTTGTATGGCCGTCCAACGGTATTTGGGGGTTATCCTCGACCACATGCTGAAGCACAAGAAAAGTCCTGGTTAAAGATAAGGGAATTTTTTGCTGAAAATCTATAA